Sequence from the Streptomyces sp. R33 genome:
GTGCTCGCGCTGTTCGACCGTACGGCGATGGCGACGGTGACGGCCTCCACGACGACACCGCCCGGTGACGGCGGTCCGGCCGACCCCGGCGGCCCCGGCGCCCTGGATGACCGCACGATGCTGGTCAGCCGCGTCCCGGACGTGGACGCCGCCTACGCCGCCTGCCTGTCCCGCGGCGCCACCCCGGCCGGCCCGCCGGCCGACCGCCCGGAGTGGGGCCCGACCCTGCGCAGCGCCCATGTCCGCGATCCCGAGGGCAACCTGTGGGAGCTCCAGTCGTACTGAGCGTCGCACCCGGGCGCCGCGCTCCCCGCTCACTACGGTGAGGTGCCATGACCGACACCGCACCGATCCGCGTCCCCGACCTGACGGAGCGCCCCCACCGGCTGACCGTCGAGCGCGCGATGATCGCCTCCGAGCACACCCTGTACGCGGCGTGGACCGAGGAGTTCGACCGCTGGTTCGCCGCGCCGGGCTCGGTGGTGATGACGGCCGAGGTGAACGCCCCGTTCTTCTTCGAGACGGAGTTCGCGAAGGAGCCGGGGGCTCCACGGACCAGGCATCCGCACTACGGGCGCTTCCTGCGCCTGGTGCCCGACCGGCTGGTGGAGCTGACCTGGGTGACGGGCCGGGCCGGCACGGCCGGCGCCGAGACGGTGGTCACCGTCGAGCTCAG
This genomic interval carries:
- a CDS encoding VOC family protein, yielding MDALHTRLLVARFGDAFRFYDALLPALLGATRTRGGAEGPYASWDVDGQGVLALFDRTAMATVTASTTTPPGDGGPADPGGPGALDDRTMLVSRVPDVDAAYAACLSRGATPAGPPADRPEWGPTLRSAHVRDPEGNLWELQSY
- a CDS encoding SRPBCC domain-containing protein, with protein sequence MTDTAPIRVPDLTERPHRLTVERAMIASEHTLYAAWTEEFDRWFAAPGSVVMTAEVNAPFFFETEFAKEPGAPRTRHPHYGRFLRLVPDRLVELTWVTGRAGTAGAETVVTVELSPHPIGTRLHLTHAGFYDEAARDAHESAWHQVLAAQDEALTERE